The proteins below come from a single Myxosarcina sp. GI1 genomic window:
- a CDS encoding DUF4212 domain-containing protein, whose product MTLSEEERQIAAIRRDRYRAYWRANTKLIRNLLIIWALASLVCGILLVPLLNNIQIGNVPLGFWMAQQGAIFIFVILIFVYAIAMDKLDRKYRQ is encoded by the coding sequence ATGACGCTTAGTGAGGAAGAACGCCAAATCGCAGCAATTCGGCGCGATCGCTATCGAGCTTACTGGCGTGCCAATACTAAATTAATTCGTAACTTATTGATTATTTGGGCGTTGGCTTCTTTAGTTTGCGGAATTTTGCTAGTTCCCCTACTAAACAATATTCAAATTGGTAATGTTCCTTTGGGTTTTTGGATGGCGCAACAGGGAGCAATTTTTATTTTTGTCATTTTAATTTTTGTCTATGCGATCGCAATGGATAAGCTCGATCGCAAATATCGTCAGTAA